The Panulirus ornatus isolate Po-2019 chromosome 8, ASM3632096v1, whole genome shotgun sequence genome includes the window acccacctcccactcttctcatgccacaagcatcttttgcgcaatccatcactgattccctaaatacatcccattcctcccccactccccttacttccattgttctcacctttttccattctgtactcagtctctcctggtacttcctcacacaggtctccttcccaagttcacttactctcaccaccctcttcaccccaacattcactcttcttttctgaaaacccatacaaatcttcaccttagcctccacaagataatgatcagacatccctccagttgcacctctcagcacattaacatccaaaagtctctctttcgcacgcctgtcaattaacacgtaatccaataacgctctctggccatctctcctacttacataagtatacttatgtatatctcgctttttaaaccaggtattcccaatcatcagtcctttttcagcacataaatctacaagctcttcaccatttccatttacaacactgaacaccccatgtataccaattattccctcaactgccacattactcacctttgcattcaaatcacccatcactataacccggtctcgtgcatcaaaaccactaacacactcattcagctgctcccaaaacacttgcctctcatgatctttcttctcatgcccaggtgcatatgcactaataatcacccacctctctccatcaactttcagttttacccatattaatcgagaatttactttcttacattctatcacatactcccacaactcctgtttcaggagtattgctactccttcccttgctcttgtcttctcactaacccctgactttactccccagacattcccaaaccactcttcccctttacccttgagcttcgtttcactcagagccaaaacatccaggttcctttcctcaaacatactacctatctctccttttttcacatcttggttacatccacacacatttaggcaccccactctgagccttcgaggaggatgagcactccccgcgtgactccttcttctgtttcccattttagaaagttaatacaaggaggggaggatttctggccccccgctcccgtcccctctagtcgctttctacgacacgcgaggaatacgtgggaagtattctttcacccctatccccagggataatatacatatatatatacatatacacatacacacacatacacatacatacgcacatatacacacacacacacacatacatatatatacatatgaaaaatgtaagaaacaatttagaaaactgaaacttctagcttgaaatgaatgaaaaaatgaatgtcacataatggttcaacctctggctatggaaaaaggaaatgtataatatatttacacaaacgtcaatagcagttctcatcaatttaaccactgtatcaataagcttcaatgtctaagctacatttttctccaattttctccaaatgtgtgtgtatgtgtatatatatatatatatatatatatatatatatatatatatatatatatatatatatatatatatatatatatatatatatatatatatatatatatatatatatttattatccctggggataggggtgaaagaatacttcccatgcattcctagcgtgtcgtagaaagcgactagaggggacgggagcggggggccagaaatcctcccctccttgtatttttttaactttctaaaatgggaaaaagaagaaggagtcacgcggggagtgctcatcctccacgaaggctcagattggggtacctaaatgtgtgtggatgtaaccaagatgtgaaaaaaggagagataggtagtatgtttgaggaaaggaacctggatgttttggctctgagtgaaacgaagctcaagggtaaaggggaagagtggtttgggaatgtcttgggagtaaagtcaggggttagtgagaggacaagagcaagggaaggagtagcagtactcctgaaacaggagttgtgggagtatgtgatagaatgtaagaaagtaaattctcgattaatatgggtaaaactgaaagttgatggagagagatgggtgattattagtgcatatgcacctgggcatgagaagaaagatcatgagaggcaagtgttttgggagcagctgaatgagtttgttagtggttttgatgcacgagaccgggttatagtgatgggtgatttgaatgcaaaggtgagtaatgtggcagttgagggaataattggtatacatggggtgttcagtgttgtaaatggaaatggtgaagagcttgtagatttatgtgctgaaaaaggactgatgattgggaatacctggtttaaaaagcgagatatacataagtatacttatgtaagtaggagagatggccagagagcgttattggattacgtgttaattgacaggcgcgcgaaagagatacttttggatgttaatgtgctgagaggtgcaactggagggatgtctgatcattatcttgtggaggctaaggtgaagatttgtatgggttttcagaaaagaagagtgaatgttggggtgaagagggttgtgagagtaagtgagcttgggaaggagacttgtgtgaggaagtaccaggagagactgagtacagaatggaaaaaggtgagaacaatggaagtaaggggagtgggggaggaatgggatgtatttagggaatcagtgatgggttgcgcaaatgatgcttgtggcatgagaagagtgggaggtggtttgattagaaagggtagtgagtggtgggatgaagaagtaagagtattagtgaaagagaagagagaggcatttggacgatttttgcagggaaaaaatgcaattgtgtgggagatgtataaaagaaagagacaggaggtcaagagaaaggtgcaagaggtgaaaaaagggcaaatgagagttggggtgagagagtatcattaaattttagggagaataaaaagatgttctggaaggaggtaaataaagtgcgtaagacaagggagcaaatgggaacttcagtgaagggcgcaaatggggaggtgataacaagtagtggtgatgtgagaaggagatggagtgagtattttgaaggtttgttgaatgtgtttgatgatagagtggcagatatagggtgttttggtcgaggtggtgtgcaaagtgagagggttggggaaaatgatttggtaaacagagaagaggtagtaaaagctttgcggaagatgaaagccggcaaggcagcaggtttggatggtattgcagtggaatttattaaaaaaggggttgactgtattgttgactggttggtaaggttatttaatgtatgtatgactcatggtgaggtgcctgaggattggcggaatgcgtgcatagtgccattgtacaaaggcaaaggggataagagtgagtgctcaaattacagaggtataagtttgttgagtattcctggtaaatcatatgggaggatattgattgagagggtgaaggcatgtgcagagcatcagattggggaagagcagtgtggtttcagaagtggtagaggatgtgtggatcaggtgtttgctttgaagaatgtatgtgagaaatacttagaaaagcaaatggatttgtatgtatcatttatggatctggagaaggcatatgatagagttgatagagatgctctgtggaaggtattaagaatatatggtgtgggaggcaagttgttagaagcagtgaaaagtttttatcgaggatgtaaggcatgtgtacgtgtaggaagagaggaaagtgattggttctcagtgaatgtaggtttgcggcaggggtgtatgatgtctccatggttgtttaatttgtttatggatggggttgttagggaggtgaatgcaagagttttggaaagaggggcaagtatgaagtctgttgtggatgagagagcttgggaagtgagtcagttgttgttcgctgatgatacagcgctggtggctgattcatatgagaaactgcagaagctggtgactgagtttggtaaagtgtgtgaaagaagaaagttaagagtaaatatgaataagagcaaggttattaggtacagtagggttgagggtcaagtcaattgggaggtgagtttgaatggagaaaaactggaggaagtgaagtgttttagatatctgggagtggatctggcagcggatggaaccatggaagcggaagtggatcatagggtgggggagggggcgaaaattctgggagccttgaagaatgtgtggaagtcgagaacattatctcggaaagcaaaaatgggtatgtttgaaggaatagtggttccaacaatgttgtatggttgcgaggcgtgggctatggatagagttgtgcgcaggaggatggatgtgctggaaatgagatgtttgaggacaatttgtggtgtgaggtggtttgatcgagtaagtaacgtaagggtaatagagatgtgtggaaataaaaagagcgtggttgagagagcagaagagggtgttttgaaatggttcgggcacatggagagaatgagtgaggaaagattgaccaagaggatatatgtgtcggaggtggagggaacgatgagaagtgggagaccaaattggaggtggaaagatggagtgaaaaagattttgtgtgatcagggcctgaacatgcaggatggtgaaaggagggcaaggaatagagtgaattggatcgatgtggtataccggggttgacgtgctgtcagtggattgagttagggcatgtgaagcgtctggggcaaaccatggaaagttgtgtggggcctggatgtggaaagggagctgtggtttcgggcattattggcatgacagctagagactgagtgtgaacgaatggggcctttgttgtcttttcctagcgctacctcgcacacatgggaggggagggggtgggtattccatgtgtggcgaggtggcgatgggaatgaataaacgcagacagtgtgaattgtgtgcatgggtatatatgtatgtgtgtgtgtgtgtgtatacatatatgtgtacattgagatgtatagatatgtatatttgcgtgtgtggacgtgtatgtatatacattgtggatggggatgggttgggccatttctttcgtctgtttccttgcgctacctcgcaaacgtgggagacagcgacaaagcaaaatagaaaaaaaaataaaatatatatatatatatatatatatatatatatatatatatatatatatatatatatatatatatatatatatatatatatatatatatatatatatatatatatatataaggatgtgaGAGTTGTACTCAgtgcaaggatgaatcaatcccttgtataaacggattGTTTTCTAATCTTTACGAAAACCCTACACAGTTCAGACGACTGCTTCCACTGGGCAAGTGCATCTGCCATTTTGTAGTGATATTTTGAGTGTACCTGTGTATCCGGATAAGTGAGTGGCAATTGATCGGTAAACCTTCAATGTTTACACTGTAGTTCTTTCATCGTGGCCATGAGGGACCTCGAGATATGATGAAACgagggttgtagtgttgtaggaatgtgtgatgCTCAAGACGTAAACGAGAGTGTAACTCTTTTATATCTAGAAAGTTTGGTTTCAGATGTGTGTATGTCCGATGGGATGGTTATTAAGAAGAAATGTTTGTTTTCTTGCAAGACTGTATATCTATTTTATGTGTACAGTTTTCTtattaacaccatcattattGGTATATGAGCAATATCTTTAAAGGCATCTTACATATAGATAATAAAGCGTTCCGCAGATCTGGATCTTTCAGTAAAGTATTTTGTGGTTTTCAGGATTCACACCATAGAGGAGCTAGCAGAAAGTCCATACAGGTATGGTCTCGTCCATTACTTTACTCTCCTTTGTTATATGAATCTGATGCCTTAGCACTTCGCTATTCCACGACTGGGATGTCCGCTGCATTACTCTGTTCCACAACTCTGCTTACCCTGTATTACCATGATCCGATACTCTGCATTCACAACATTACTCTGTTTCATGACTTTGTCGCCCCAGCTCTACTCTGTTTTGTGACTCTACTTCCCCAGCACTCTGTTGTATTCTACCATTCTGCAGCCATGCACTACACTGTTCCATCACTCTGTTGCTCGGCAGTGCTCTGTTCAACCACTCTCCTGCTTCAGTATCACCAAGCTCCACAACACAGCCCCATCTCTTCTGCGTTCCATGACTCTTCGGCTTAGCATTACTCTATTCCACGACTGCTGCTTCAGTAGTACCCGGTTCCACCGTTCTACCAGCACTCTTCGTTGTCACTTCTTTGCTGCACAGAACAACCCTGCTCCACTTCTTTTTACTGCACACAACTTCACAGTGGCGTCTTGCTTTTTATTAAAACTCATTTTAATCCTGTAATGAAAATTGTAGTAGCAGTTGTAATTCGACTTAATTTTTGCAGAAACTAATGATAAGTTTGGTAAGAAGGTAGCGTAAGGCTAGTTTATAGGTCCCCCACACAGACACTAGAGGTAGACGAAGCACTATCATCAGTTAGGAGAAATATGGAATGGACGCGATTTGATCATagtgggagattttaacatagCGATATCTTAGTTGGGAATCCATTTCCACTAACTTCTGGCATGCCCTCAATGTAAATTTGTTTGACTGCGCTAATACAACTagttgagaagaaaaaaaaatactcgagACGCGAACATATTTGATTAAGTGAGGGAAGTGATTTTCGATATTGCATGTGATTTTGGTCCACATAAAAGTAGCTAAAGAAATACCAAATCTTAGGATTACATTTTAAGGATTTTCACAAGCAAGGCTGGGACGATATGTAAGAAAACGGCATGGACATAACTtggaaaagtttcagtaaaactttcgaaaagaagaggaaaaatatgtGCTGATGCATAATTGATATTTTTCTAAATAAAAgccaaaatgatggaaaaataaaCAACGATACAAAGAAATACCAGTTGTTTAAGAAAGAGAGGCATATAAGAAACTAGAAAGCCAgctttctttctcatatatatcaatgatttagATAATGAGCTGCATCATAAAATGTCGAAATTTGCAAATGAAAGTATGCTTGgatataaatctacaactgaatgaAACGTatgtaaagttttacatatcggcggtaaaaaagagaaggaaactcGTGTGTAAATAACATAAAAgatttgggtgtaataatctctggtgactcaAAGCCATGTAAATGTTTCAATTTGAATTaggcgaagtacattttcttcaacagggcTGTGAATATGTGGAGAGATTTAAGAATTTGAGAcgctgaaagcagtaccatagacaCCAAAGACACTTTTAATAACAGAATTGATAAATATATCACTTTTAGTCCACGATTATTATTATCAGCGCCCCTTTGTTACATGAACAGCTTGCAGTTTTGTCTCTGTCAAACATCTGTATGCCTTGCTACTCTTATCAAACAAATTTGTGAGTTACTGATATTTTCCATTATCACGAACAACCTCGAGAGCACCCAATAGTCTTCCGCTATTTGAATTTCATTGTATTTAAGTTGTTCTTACATTGTTGTCCTTGTAAATATGATCGGCGCTGTCGGAACACTGCGACGGATGGTAGCCTGATCTTGTCTATCTTGACCTGAGCCAACCTTGTGTTGTGCATTAGATAACTTGGCTGTCTTCCAAACTGGTTATTTTTGAAGGAGGAACCCATCACAATGTCCATCATCAGCTCTTGGTGTAAAACGTGAAACATATCTTCGTCAGGTTGTGCATGCACGACTTCGGGGAGTTCGTCCCGGAGGCTTTAGCTACGGCGACTGAATGGGCGCTCTTCACCTTAGGGGCCAAGCTGGACCTGGCACCCTTCATCCCAGAGATGCCCTACGAGGGCGCTGAGGGTTGCGTTGAGATGGTGCTGGCGGGAACCCACGCCCAGATCGATACACTGTCCTACATGGAGGTCCTCTACATCAACCTTGGGCACGGCAGTCGCATCTACACCATGAAGGAACAGGTCTACAAAGGTAACCTGGCCTTTGTCTTCCAGAAGGGTACACCTTGGAAGTTCAAGTTCGACGACGGCCTTCAGCGGATGGTCGAGGCCGGGCTGGTGCATAAATGGTACAGCGATCTGATGGGCGAGTTCAAAATGGGAATTGAAGAGGTAATGAAGGGAAATGaattctgaagagagagagagagagagagagagagagagagagagagagagagagagagagagagagagagagagagagagagagagagagagagagagagagagagagagagagagagagtatacatttCTTCAGTTAATACAAGCACACTTTCACTAATACTTCTCGAACCTTTGGCCACGATGGATGTGAAAATGAGTCGATCGTGGCCAGTCACCTTGGAATGGTTGTAATGCCTGATTGTGATGAAGCACTTTAAAGCCATAACGCTGGTATATGGTGCATTTCGTTATATATAGTCACTTATGATAGAATAATTTGTGTTGAAATATTGCCCTGAAACCGGAATGTGTATTACTGGGGCATATCATCAGCTCTGACACGTGTGAAATTCATAGTATACTCCAAACTAATGAGAAACGACAGAGAGGTGAGTTGCCAAACGCGGATATGATGAAGAGGGAAACTGAGGCTTCAGTGAAGCAGACGCTGTATATGATACGTTTCGAGCCTATGTTGAACTTGGCATCGGAGCAGATGTGATAGTCACATACCATCCTCTCGTAATGTATACATATCCAAATCATAACCATATAACGGTGTGATATGTGGTATGTGGGATACGTATTGATTTGTGGTAAATGATATTAATCTTTTTGATGGCTATATGATATATAGGTTTAAACAATGGACTGACGTTAGCCACAGCAGCCAAACTGACTGATATATGTCCACAGGCGGAATGGGTTACAAAATAATCTTACACACACAACAGTCTCATTAATGTAGCCATTTCCCTTATGAGCTGACGACTCTAATATCGTTGTTCTAATTGCTCTCCTCCGGCTAGTGCCAGACGATTTCATCCAGCAAACGACAAGACACCGTACTGACGAAGAAGCATTATCACCGTAACATATTACCTAGTAATTATGCTACGGTTACATAACCGATATATTACTCTGACTTCAAGATATATGGGCTATGCATTACCGAGATAAAGCGACAAGACTTATCACTGCCTATGTAATAATGATCCACTGGCACCTCATTCATCCACCCAGAGCAAAGGTACACAGGGCTACCACCTGCTCCATACAGGGAGAGGTGTTTCCAAATTCTTTGTTCGCACGTCTCAGAATGCATGGTGCTTGCAGAGTTTGAGAAGTATTTGGTGAGAGTGTACATGTTATAATTGCAATTATTCTATAAGGCATACAACGTACTGGATCAGCATGCACGATATAGACTTGACAACTTCATCTAACTCATAATGAGTGTCAGTAGCAGCTGCAGGATCTATGTTTTCATCACCAGGGCTCATCTTCACAGCTACAGTCTCTGACACTGGCGCACCTTCAGggtcctctttacctcctgcttaCTGGCCTCATCATCTCCACCGTCTGCTTCATCGGAGAACAACTTATGTACTTCTTAGCCTTCACAACTGCTTCTGGAGACTTTCCACTCCAGGGAAGATAAAGCTGGAGACAACTTTACGTCCTGGGACTCACGCACGTACACCTGTATCTTGTCACTCGAGGACCTCAGACGAGTATCACCCTCGCCACCACTGCAGCCAGTGGGAACGGGACATCCTGCTGTGCAGGAGGAGTGAGGACAAAATGCTTTCTTGTCATCGCTCATCACACTTCAGTAGACAACCTCGGTACACAGCACATTATCTTCCTCAACACACGAGACGAATATCAATCGTTATCTACCATCAGCCCAGCCTCCTCTGGCACCAAGTTTATGATCCTCAATGGCATTGTATCAAGAACCAATATCTCTTCTTACAGAGTTCTTGGAGAAgaaaatgtgatagagtggatgcatttgatatgtaattcagcatggaagcagaaggttgtgtcTGTGGATTGGCTGAAAGCTTTTCATTGTTCCGTCATTCAAAAGAAAAGGTGGTAAGGATGTATGTAACAATTATTGAcagataagtttgttaagtacaaCAGGAAAAGTGCATGCAAGACCATTGATTGAGAGTGATAGGAGCGACTGTCTGCAGAATAAACGAGGAACAAGGCGGTTTTAGGaagggtaggggatgtgtggatcagatctttGCGGTGAGAATGACTGTGAAGAAGTAGCTagaaaaaggtaagaagttgtatgcagcttttatggatctgaagaaaatgtatgacagagtcaagtcaaATGCTCtataggatgtgttaaggatatatggagtaGAGAGAAACTGTTGGATGATgggaaagccttctatagaggagcaaacgcatgtgtaagagtggatggagagttgagcgaaagttttggtatacatgtgggtgtgcggcagggttgtgtgatgtcaccgtggcttttgaatatggatggagtaataagagagatgaaagccgAACCAGGGAAGGAGAGTGAAGATATAGAGTGT containing:
- the LOC139749708 gene encoding ionotropic receptor 21a-like, producing the protein MENGSWTGMLGDVYRGEKQMTINYFTVTRQRAQDFDFSVSYFTEGCWVSWPIIHRFGITLLVPVPYPRWTSVVRPFTGPVWAATAGLLLLATAFLYALAKRRIPAIDAFFLVLMRMFLAAWWVAGFVLVVCYTGNLIAVLTVPTFPSRIHTIEELAESPYRLCMHDFGEFVPEALATATEWALFTLGAKLDLAPFIPEMPYEGAEGCVEMVLAGTHAQIDTLSYMEVLYINLGHGSRIYTMKEQVYKGNLAFVFQKGTPWKFKFDDGLQRMVEAGLVHKWYSDLMGEFKMGIEEQLQDLCFHHQGSSSQLQSLTLAHLQGPLYLLLTGLIISTVCFIGEQLMYFLAFTTASGDFPLQGR